From the Saccharobesus litoralis genome, one window contains:
- a CDS encoding tRNA(Met) cytidine acetyltransferase TmcA — MTTELQQLHQQLKLCGFRLPLLVTGEETQVNQLANELLISIQTHQNLNSILAVNSLTSFTPQANTTRISSNKFRHYLGHEFDCVLINGWQGFHVDAFAALSGTVKAGGLFILLMPELVSTSESELSAHKKGWDSFADPDRQRFLQWGVNSQDFKSNFLTFAQKYLLQSFIQIISQTTPILGNNHQQQVSIPERFKLGIPSLKSNFQLPGSITADQQNIIEQIHDSIAQDTGNNQQHFIIAANRGRGKSATLGMLAAQLVRKCKSHKPLTVGVTAPRMDCANQIQTWFQQKHPSEHELSFYALDVLAINKPQLDVLLVDEAAAIPVELLQQLTRQYKHVVFATTEHGYEGCGRGFTIRFKKWLARHFTQQSFRLINPIRWSPNDPLEECVNQLLLLDAEPAPSLKALSMSANSITTAWFSQQDMLQQTDLLRQAFGLLVQAHYRTTPSDLRYMLDCPTMRTVLMKSGNQVVGVALISLEGDLPSDLAQQVARGQRRPNGHLFAQTIAAQTGFYEFATLKGWRIVRIAIHPDMQHRGLGSQLLAFIDTACQQEKQDYLSTSFGLTLPLLKFWQKNQFSLVRLGQTPEASTGEYSAAMLRCISVTSDNYIAELRPIQLLDVQQQLTHRYVNLSLELKTALGKILANSAKMTMTTSRASQLAENFAQYHATLASCRLAIVKLINDQQCQQHFPLLTLATDPTIDHDQLILQFRLSGKKQLIRKLRSLTGELLNQIRPKN, encoded by the coding sequence ATGACCACAGAGCTACAACAACTTCATCAGCAACTCAAACTCTGTGGTTTTCGTTTGCCGTTATTAGTGACAGGCGAAGAAACTCAAGTCAATCAATTAGCAAACGAACTGTTAATCTCTATCCAAACACATCAAAATCTAAATAGCATACTCGCCGTCAACAGCCTGACAAGCTTTACCCCACAAGCTAACACAACTCGGATCAGCAGTAACAAGTTTCGTCATTATTTAGGGCATGAATTTGATTGTGTGCTAATCAATGGCTGGCAAGGCTTTCATGTTGATGCGTTTGCGGCATTATCCGGTACCGTTAAAGCGGGTGGGTTATTTATTTTGTTGATGCCAGAATTAGTAAGTACATCAGAAAGCGAATTATCTGCTCATAAAAAAGGCTGGGATAGTTTTGCCGACCCCGATAGGCAACGATTTTTACAATGGGGCGTAAATAGCCAAGATTTTAAATCAAACTTTCTAACATTTGCGCAAAAGTATCTTTTACAAAGCTTTATCCAAATTATTAGCCAAACTACACCTATACTCGGCAATAATCATCAACAACAAGTGTCTATACCCGAACGATTCAAGCTTGGTATACCAAGTCTGAAAAGCAATTTTCAATTACCTGGATCTATCACTGCCGACCAGCAAAATATTATAGAACAAATACACGATAGCATTGCCCAAGATACAGGGAACAATCAACAGCACTTTATTATTGCAGCCAATCGCGGGCGCGGTAAATCAGCGACTTTAGGCATGCTAGCTGCGCAACTAGTGCGTAAATGTAAAAGTCACAAGCCGCTAACCGTTGGAGTGACCGCACCACGTATGGATTGCGCTAACCAAATCCAAACTTGGTTTCAGCAAAAGCACCCTAGTGAACACGAACTATCCTTTTATGCCCTTGATGTTTTAGCGATTAACAAACCACAACTCGATGTACTTTTGGTAGATGAAGCCGCTGCAATACCTGTTGAGTTATTACAACAATTAACTCGTCAATATAAACACGTGGTTTTCGCGACGACTGAGCATGGATACGAAGGTTGTGGCAGGGGCTTCACAATACGTTTCAAAAAATGGCTTGCTAGACATTTTACGCAACAAAGTTTCAGGCTTATCAATCCGATCCGCTGGTCGCCAAACGACCCACTTGAAGAATGCGTAAATCAATTACTGTTATTAGATGCTGAACCAGCGCCTTCATTAAAAGCGCTTTCCATGAGTGCTAACTCAATCACCACTGCGTGGTTTAGCCAACAAGATATGTTGCAACAAACTGACTTGTTACGCCAAGCCTTCGGATTATTAGTGCAAGCTCATTACCGCACAACACCGTCAGATTTACGCTATATGCTGGATTGCCCAACCATGCGTACCGTATTAATGAAATCGGGTAACCAAGTAGTAGGTGTGGCTTTAATATCGTTAGAAGGTGATTTACCTAGCGATTTAGCCCAGCAAGTCGCTAGAGGGCAGCGGCGACCTAATGGCCATTTATTTGCGCAAACCATAGCCGCACAAACCGGTTTTTATGAATTTGCGACATTAAAAGGCTGGCGCATTGTCCGTATCGCCATTCACCCCGACATGCAACATCGTGGTTTAGGCAGCCAGCTATTGGCATTTATTGACACCGCCTGCCAACAAGAAAAACAAGATTACCTATCAACCAGTTTTGGTCTAACGCTACCTTTACTTAAGTTTTGGCAAAAAAATCAATTCTCGTTGGTGCGCTTAGGGCAAACACCTGAAGCCAGTACTGGCGAGTATTCTGCCGCAATGCTGCGTTGTATTAGTGTTACCAGTGACAATTACATTGCCGAATTACGGCCTATTCAATTGCTTGATGTGCAACAACAACTCACTCATCGTTACGTTAATCTAAGCCTCGAGCTCAAAACCGCCCTAGGCAAAATACTGGCAAATAGCGCAAAAATGACAATGACGACGAGCAGAGCAAGCCAATTAGCCGAAAACTTTGCCCAATATCATGCGACACTCGCCAGTTGCCGATTAGCCATCGTTAAATTAATTAATGACCAACAATGTCAACAACACTTTCCCTTATTAACGTTAGCCACCGACCCAACCATTGACCATGATCAGTTAATCTTGCAATTTAGGCTCAGCGGCAAAAAACAGCTCATCCGAAAATTGCGCAGTCTCACTGGGGAACTATTAAATCAAATTCGACCTAAAAATTAG
- the folE2 gene encoding GTP cyclohydrolase FolE2, translating into MPTAMPDIANSATAQTEGTLDWVGMSEIEVPIMVAAKNEAERPVSARVEAFVNLNEAKAKGIHMSRLYLLLDKLSTEDTLNLQNLTTLLQHFIESHQELSDRAFIKFNFDYHMRRKSLISGKQGWKAYPVEIVGVYLDGHIETELKIDVPYSSTCPCSAALARQLIQQAFEDKYGHEDTVNKADVHEWLGTTEGIVATPHSQRSIAEVKVKLSKEVEDFPITDLVDAIESALSTPVQAAVKRADEQEFARLNGQNLMFCEDAGRRLTHALNLVPGYSDFWVRVNHYESLHAHDAVSINTKGVKDGYLPY; encoded by the coding sequence ATGCCTACAGCAATGCCTGACATCGCGAATTCAGCAACGGCTCAAACCGAGGGTACGTTAGACTGGGTTGGCATGAGTGAAATTGAAGTGCCTATCATGGTAGCAGCCAAAAATGAAGCTGAGCGCCCTGTTAGTGCACGAGTCGAAGCCTTCGTCAATTTAAACGAAGCTAAGGCTAAAGGCATTCATATGTCTCGCTTGTACTTATTACTCGATAAGCTTTCTACCGAAGACACGTTAAATCTGCAAAATTTAACAACATTATTGCAGCACTTTATCGAAAGTCATCAAGAGTTAAGCGACCGTGCCTTTATCAAATTTAATTTTGATTATCATATGCGTCGCAAGTCACTCATTAGTGGCAAACAAGGTTGGAAAGCTTACCCAGTTGAAATAGTGGGAGTGTATCTCGACGGACATATCGAGACCGAACTGAAAATCGATGTACCTTACTCTTCAACATGCCCTTGCTCAGCTGCGCTTGCCCGCCAGTTAATTCAACAAGCATTTGAAGATAAATACGGTCACGAAGATACAGTAAACAAAGCTGATGTGCATGAATGGTTAGGTACCACCGAAGGTATTGTTGCCACGCCACATAGCCAACGCTCTATTGCTGAAGTCAAGGTAAAACTCAGCAAAGAAGTCGAAGACTTCCCGATCACTGACTTAGTAGACGCTATTGAATCAGCCTTGAGCACACCTGTTCAAGCGGCGGTAAAACGCGCCGACGAACAAGAGTTTGCTCGCTTAAACGGCCAAAATTTAATGTTCTGCGAAGATGCCGGACGACGTTTAACTCATGCGTTAAACCTTGTACCTGGCTATAGCGATTTTTGGGTAAGAGTGAATCATTACGAATCACTACACGCCCATGACGCAGTCAGCATCAATACAAAAGGAGTGAAGGACGGCTACTTACCTTACTAA